aattagcgagaatgcatgaaaatgacaatatttttgtaaggttgaacgtattcgcattgccaaacaacttattctcttagtaattctcatagcatacgatatccacacaataattagttagaatacttaaacgtagttatatatatatatatatatatatatatatatatatatatatatatatatatatatatatatatagtcctaggttattctattcaaagtaattattgtgttattgcaTGCATAACTGTGGGCcaatcaatttatttattttaagaaagtgattaatatatattattgaattaaatgtaattgaaaaatatcatctaatttaattacaagggtatttttgttaattaataaagatttaataaaggaaaattgccTATTTTAAgagatcatagattctattaattttaaaaatccgattttacgaattataactattttaattcggacattcggATATAAtacgtttatttatttaattatttactcaaaaataaaaatattcttgaaccataaataataaaaatattcttgaaccaaattcttgatcatgaatttaaaaacttcttgtagaataacaaatttttgaacaataaattgaagaataaaaacaaaaaatacattatttcttacaGAATACAGGAAAaaattgttaagaattacatttattgtcaaagaataaaactaaaaaaaatttcaaaacggggaagaaaacatcaaaatctaacaacgactaatacattctaaaagaataatgtggttcgtttcaattttgtggtccgttcttcaagcatcaacgtCTGTGATTCCAATAGAAtaggaattcgtgattccattccaacagaattggaatacgtgattccattccaatagaattggaatctcaCCAATATATATCATCCATTGAATCATCTACATAAACAATACCTTTTCAGAATTCAACCTTGTTAAGATCATGCACTGTCCACATAAATGAAGtgttaaataagaaaaaaaaaagaaaaaaaaaaaagaaaacataaattgaaatatgaatcaattcataaaatgcagccaaacaaattggAATTACCTCATAAGCCTCATTTTTGTCAAAGCCTGCAAACACTTTCAAATTGAACATATTAAAATAAAACATCAaatccatttatttcaatatgtCTTTCTAGGAACCCACACAATCGATAGTCTTGCACAACATTATCATAACATAATAGAATATGATAAAAAGCTTTCACTAATTAAAAAGCATTAAGTAAAATGTAAACAATTACAGTGGTCAAAATAACCTGCTTTAGAAAACTTGCAAGCTTCTTAACCTCAGCCTTTTCTTGAACCAACTCTCCTTCCCTTTGTGTCAATTGACCTGATAAAGCTTCAACCTAATCAGAAACATCAAAAATGAACATTTTTAGCAACTTAATTGAAAGGAAAAAATATGGATTGTGATTATCAGTTTATGTCATCTGAAATAAACCTACCATGGCAATAGCCTCCTCCACATCATCTTTGTTTTTACCAACAGCACGCCACCACATTGGATTACTCCAACAAAAATATCATCATTCATCTTATCCAACGCGTTAACCAAACCCCTTGGCGTATTATAGGGAAAAAAACATGTATGCACACAACATTCGAGAGCCTTCTACACCCTTCTTCCCCTTCGTTTTTAAGCTCTCCCAAAAAATTACCCATTTCAAATTCAACTTCCACTTCTATTGTTCTTTTCAATTTTGATCTAGTAGCAGAAACACTCAAACACCCACTAAATACTACAAATTTGTGCTCAAATGGCTTCAGAACCAGAGTTATCAGTATCTCATTTGATCGAGAGGCTCATGGAGATGCCTTTCCTTTCAGGCTTCACAACCACCAGGCCGGAATCAGATTCACGTTGCGATTCCGAACATCCGGATCACGAATCAACAAACAGTCTTCATCATCAGGGTTCTTCACTCAACAGGATCATCCTGATCAACCCGGTGACGCAAGGAATGGTGGTGATCGGAGGTAGCGCTACTACTAGTTTCAAATCCCTGATGAACGATCTGATGAGGAAGGATAGCCAGCCACCGGCGCCTCAAACGTCGATCGACGCCATGCCGACTGTGGAGATAAAAGGTACGGATGAAATAGAGAGTTTAGGGGGTGAGTGTGTGAAGAACAGCAGCGTGCAACAATTCAGTCGGCAATGGAAGCCAGCTTCGACTTTCCTTTATTCTTCAAGATTATGAACGATGGCAATGATGATCTTTGGTacaaagaagattgttgatggGGATCGGTGGAAGTGGTGAGGCGTTGTTGTAAATCGAGGGGGTGGTCGTTGATGGAAGATTTTTATGGTGGAATAGGGTTTTTGATAGTGAACGTCGTATATAAGAATGAgaagaaattaggtcaaagtcaaaataactagcataattataGGAAGTATTCTTGGAAGTTATTTACAAAATTACTttattacccttatttatttatttaagtatttaatttttttatttaattttgattgctgcatatttatgcatacaataacacaatatttagtttaaacacctgaacctagctctctctctctctctctctctctctatatatatatatatatatatatatatatatttggaggATCTCAGATATTAACAGTTTTTTTTACCTTCTTAACCACCAACAATATGTTAATGTCTGAGATCCTTCATCTATACAATGTCGATAGATGTGATTTCATATTAAAGGTCACAAAGGTAAAAAAAGATAGCTAATGTATGAGATCCTCCATACATTCGTTATCGAATAAACTTATTATGCATTGTAAAATATTGATAAATACTTGAGATAAAATGAGCTTAAAGGTAAAAATAAAAATTGCTTGTCAAAATGTCTCAATACATTGTTAAAACTTGTCAAAATGTCTCAATATATAGTTAAAAGAAACATATAATTATACATTGTGAAAGTAGTCTTCGAACACCATTTGAAAATATACTCCCTCTAATGAAAACAATCTTGGGACAGGAGGATATAAGGTTACCTTGGGTTTTAGAATCATATGTAGGACCCAATATGGTATAAAAGACGAAGCAGAAACATGATCTAGGGTTTTAGAATCGGTTATTATTTTAGGTGATCGAAGTTTAGGGGGCACGTAAGTTAGGGGATATATGGTTACCGGTTAGTAACCGACTTCATTAATAAAATAACATGGAATGGATTAAAGTTGAgttcattttgaaaaaaaaaaaatagtttttgtcTAAAACGAAAATCATGAAAACTATAGggcattttatgaaaaaaaaataataatttacatGTATGGTAACCGACGTGGATGCTGAAATAACTAGTTTtatgtataaaaataaattaatatgtagtcttttttaatgaaaaaaaaaacttttaggtATAAAAATAAGTTAAAATGTAGAGTCTTTTATTAAAAAACCTCTAACTTATACTAATAACAAAAGTTCTAAATAACATAAGGCGTGACTTGGCGACAATGTTAATTATCAAGTTTTTTCAAGTCGTGGCAAGTCATATCGTTTGTAAGGCGTGATTTAAGGCGACAATTTTGGATATAatccataattatatatatatatatatatatatatatatatatatatatatatatatatatatatatatatatatattttctactattattcatttttatatacatatatgacttAAGGAGGCATTTTGTTAAAGTTAGGCGACTAGTACAAGTTTTGGAGTCATGGGACGTCATGACGAACTTTTTAGAACCTTGCTAATAACATTCAATGGCAGACGAAATTAAAATAAACGTTAATAACAACAATTCATTAAGATCAACTTCTAAGGAatttgcacataaatatcatacttaTGTTCGTCTAAAGAAATTAATATATATAGTTCAAAAACAGTAAAGTACAAAACGTGAAAAGATCTTAATAGCTTAGCAAAAGTTTCTATTTTTCGTGTAGCCATTACTTCACTCGAATATTTGCATACAGTACTtgaaatatttttaaatataggtagattatttactacaaacaaATAAACTCATTCAAATTATTTTAAATCTTTATCTATATGAAAATTCATCTCTTTGTTCCAATCTGTTCGAAAAATAACCCAACACACAATTATCGTCTGCATCAACATACCCCCAACTAACGTGACCATATTCCATGGATTttgtataaaaaaacattttataaatagttatttATATAATTCCATTGTATCGCACTTgatataaaaaacattttatatataattattttgatAATTCTATAATATAACACTTCATTTAAATGTGTGATTTAATGCCAGCAATTAAGAATGTTACCTTAGCACCAAAGTCAAAATAAAAAGCAAACAAGACACTAAGTGGACCTCCAACCATATAATATCATTCAATGTTTACATATGCAACAAATGATTCTCATCCACATCCAAGTAACCCGTGTTCATTTTCTTTATCATTTGTCATCCACTAGTATAAAGAAATATGAGATGTAATTTCTTTAATGACTTAAACAATATAAAGAGTAAATTATAGAAATTGTCCATGTGGTTTGATCGAATTCAGAGTTTTGGTATCTAAGTTAAAATTTTAATAGGTTACATTCTTGTAGTTTGTGAATATTACATTGTTTGTCCTTGATCCATATAAAAAAACCAAATTACCCCTTTTTCTATTTCATCTTTTCCTtttaacaattatatatatatatatatatatatatatatatatatatatatatatatatatatatatatatatatatatatatatatatatatatatatatatatgtgcttAGAGAATATGTGACTGTcatgtacctaagcttatatatagaACCTTCCAAACAATATAGTTTTGATACATTTATATCCAAACTAATCACGATATCTCTTATATTATTCTTCATTAATCATATGACATACTAAATCGATCAAATTTATGTTCTTTTTCTTCATTGTATCTAAAACTTAAAGCATTAAAAGTCGTGACCATTTAATCAACCCTACTAAATTCTAAATGAAAACTAAtagaataaaagataaaagaacaTGTCATAACTCAATCAAGCTTTTGATAAAGTCATTGGATATAGTTTTCAACTGAAAGACAAAACACTTGAGTTATATTCGTTAAAAGATATTGGTTTTTTCTTCTTTATAAACTTCAATAATTATTTGcagtaaaaatatatataattgatttTTTCATTCCATAATTGAACTTAATTCAATGGTGTTCTattaaatcaaaaactaaaagaaaatgaaatttgttttgttttctttAAAACTACGATCGTTTAAAAGGTTCTATACCTAAACTTAGGTACATAACAACAAGATATTCACTTTACTTTAATAGAATTAACATAGagtatttataaaattatttttattttttaaatcatttatCTAAGTTATATAAAGTCACATTAtcgtttatttttaaatttatttatttatctttcttTTGGTGATATAAAAATCTTTTCATATTTTTGTCGTTTTATTTGAATATATTATTTGATgttgtttttttaacattttgttagtTACATGATATaatgatttttttatgttttgttcgAATAGACAACTTAACATAATAACCCCGATATTTTTgacgttttatttaaatatactatttgatgTTGCTTTTTTTATGGTTTTGTTCGTTTATATTATATAATgatgttatttatgttttttaataaacaaattaaaataataaaccgGATAACTATAAATTGaccaatataattatttaatgatGTTTTTATGCGTCTTTTATTTACATCATTCACTTATATCTTAGCGTATGTTTTTTCTTCAGTTTTAAGaggttttagggttttatgtgttTTTCGTTTACATCATTTGTTTATATGTTAGTGGTTCTTCATTCATTGTCTAAATGATTATATTTTACATATaactatttattaaaattatggGAAAAAACGATAGTaaaactattcaatctaatatatatatatatatatatatatatatatatatatatatatatatatgtatgtattaaataattttattggAAGATTGATAGTTATCCAGGTTAttgttttaatttgtttattcGAAAAAAAAAAACGTCAAAAAATCATTATATAATTTAAACgaacaaaatgtaaaaaaaatataaataacataaaataatatattcAATCAATACATCAAAAATATTAAAAGAGTTTTCAATCTTAAAaagaaagataaataaataaagtaaataataataataataataataataataataataataataataataataataataatatgattctatataatttagataattgattgaaaaaaataaaaattagttgataaataatctatattaattctattaaaataaagataaaaaacaataatatatatatatatatatatatatatatatatatatatatatatatatatatatatatattgttaaaaaaaaagaaaGTAATTTGATCATTTTATATGGAGCAATGACCTACATTGCAATATTAAAAAAGTACAGGGATATAATGTATCCAATTTTAAATTTAAGGACCCAAATTACCAATTAGATcaaaccacagagaccatttttataatttaccgatatatatatatatatatatatatatatatatatatatatatatatatatatatatatatatacagagagagagagagagacagagagagagagagagagtgaggtaAGTTCaactaagaaaataaaaaatgttgagaatgggggaatcattctcagccactcatttatttttgccgcaaaaaccTTTATCGTACCGGCGGAAATGGAAAAGGAATACACATgtattttccaacaaaacatgtttttcTTAGactataaaaaaaagttaaacatacgttttattcataagtaaataacgaatgtactgtaataaaatTCCATCAGATTTTTATTCACTTAGGCAGACGGGTGTGGGCAACGCTCTAATGGCGTTATCTGACGTGGCCCGCCCATATCGGCGCCATAACGCGGAAACACCGACCCAGGCTCCCATTATGGGGCGTTACGCCAAGCCCCGTAACCGTGGTAACGTATCGTAACGCCATTTTTTTGACCGTTTCATTTTCTTTTCCGTTGTTTAAAAACGGtgaattgtaaaaaaaattactaaatttttttaaactatatcaattcaaaacaaaaaaaacccacTATGGATCAAAACCCGAATACCCCTCCTCCAAACACAAACATATCCACTCCATTAAGTTTTGCGGGATACAAGGGATACATGAACCTTCTAAACTCCCAAACCTCACCACAAATTCCATATTGTGACAATTTTTTAATCCCGCCTCACCCCCACTACAATTCTCTACCTCGCCATTTATGCAACAAAATGCAAACATTAAACAAAACCTTTTTAACACATTCGGTCTCATGCACCAAACAGTCACACAACCCACACCCACGCAAGAAACCGTTGTCGAGACGCAAGTCGGGGGTAGTCAGAAAGCATCGGGAAAAAAAGGGAGACCAAAAAAGAAAGGGAAAGAGGTCGTGGTCGGGGCGGAAGAAACGGAAGCACCTCCAACATGGTGGACACAACTTGGTGCGGTACTTCAAAACAACCAACTATGGGGAATGATATGAAGATAGTTGTTTTTTGGGATGCTGTAATCGTCAAATTCCGCACAATTTTGAACAAGGATGACACATATCGCAATAATGATATGCTTAGTGGCAAATGGACTCAAATTAGCCGGAAGTGCACCAAATTCAATTCCATATAC
The genomic region above belongs to Lactuca sativa cultivar Salinas chromosome 4, Lsat_Salinas_v11, whole genome shotgun sequence and contains:
- the LOC111907836 gene encoding E3 ubiquitin-protein ligase MPSR1; this translates as MASEPELSVSHLIERLMEMPFLSGFTTTRPESDSRCDSEHPDHESTNSLHHQGSSLNRIILINPVTQGMVVIGGSATTSFKSLMNDLMRKDSQPPAPQTSIDAMPTVEIKGTDEIESLGGECVKNSSVQQFSRQWKPASTFLYSSRL